A stretch of Desulfobacter hydrogenophilus DNA encodes these proteins:
- the pheA gene encoding prephenate dehydratase, with product MTDREIKDEDNQKQTGDDSSPLSPLRGEIDRIDERILELINQRLEIGKKVGEIKKKKGSQILDRTRERMVIERLSQLNPGPADESLIQYIFNVIITATREIQKPKTIGYLGPLASHSHIAALHYFNHCGEFVEQPGFFDIFNNIKRKELHFGIVPVENSIEGAVNYTLDLFAEFEIHITAEHYEPISHDLLSITGELKDVKTVYSHPQAIAQCKNWLKKHLPHAIVMETSSTSNAALMASKDEQIAAIASGKAAHFYNLLPVASKIQDRGGNITRFLVIGGDRPERTGDDKTSIMFATNHTPGALFRALSPVNRAGLNMVKLESRPTRHYNWSYHFFMDIEGHIEDEIVFQTIEQIRSQALYLKVLGSYPIMAKPEILQ from the coding sequence ATGACAGACCGTGAAATCAAAGATGAAGACAATCAAAAACAAACGGGTGATGATTCTTCGCCCCTGTCTCCGCTTCGTGGGGAGATTGATCGCATTGATGAACGCATTCTTGAACTGATCAACCAACGCCTTGAAATCGGTAAAAAAGTAGGGGAGATTAAAAAAAAAAAAGGCAGTCAGATTCTGGACCGAACCCGGGAACGCATGGTGATTGAGCGGCTTTCCCAGCTGAACCCCGGCCCGGCGGATGAAAGCCTGATCCAGTATATTTTTAATGTGATCATCACTGCCACACGGGAAATCCAAAAGCCTAAGACCATTGGTTATCTAGGACCTCTTGCCAGCCACTCCCATATTGCAGCCCTTCATTATTTCAACCACTGCGGGGAATTTGTAGAACAGCCCGGTTTTTTTGATATTTTCAACAATATAAAACGAAAGGAACTTCATTTCGGCATTGTCCCCGTTGAAAATTCCATTGAAGGGGCTGTCAACTATACCCTTGATCTGTTTGCCGAGTTTGAGATCCATATTACGGCAGAGCATTATGAGCCTATTTCCCATGATTTATTATCCATCACAGGGGAGCTCAAAGACGTTAAAACCGTTTACTCCCATCCCCAGGCCATTGCCCAGTGTAAAAACTGGTTGAAGAAACATCTGCCCCATGCCATAGTCATGGAGACCAGTTCTACATCAAATGCGGCGTTGATGGCCTCAAAAGATGAGCAGATTGCCGCCATTGCATCCGGCAAAGCAGCTCATTTTTACAACCTGCTGCCGGTGGCATCAAAAATACAGGACCGTGGCGGCAACATTACGCGCTTCCTTGTGATCGGGGGAGATCGTCCGGAAAGAACTGGAGATGATAAAACATCTATTATGTTTGCCACGAATCACACCCCGGGCGCCCTTTTCAGAGCGCTTTCGCCTGTGAACCGAGCCGGCCTGAACATGGTTAAACTTGAATCGAGGCCCACGCGCCACTATAACTGGAGCTATCATTTCTTCATGGATATTGAAGGGCACATCGAAGATGAAATTGTATTTCAAACCATTGAACAGATTCGAAGCCAGGCCTTGTATTTAAAGGTGTTGGGATCGTACCCGATTATGGCAAAACCGGAGATATTACAATGA
- a CDS encoding hemolysin family protein, translating into MSIEVAFLCICLFLSGFFSMSETALFSISRIKAFHISKDGSNSGRLILEMKEDSHTLLTTILIGNNLVNIGASALATSLAIAHFESNAVGITTGGMTLLILVFGEIFPKSFANHNNVVVSRAVIYPIYWLSKILWPLIFVLNFIPKLHGIIDNSQETVTEDELMTMVEVVEGEGEIKEEEMEYITNIFEFDDTYCSEIMTPRADMFVVDVGEGLDIPKVLSTGFSRIPVIEDTIDNIVGILHIKDLFSRYLENNGSEITPDSLDIKAIMKKPYFIPESKKLDSLLKAFKAKKSHMAVVVDEYGGVSGIVTLEDVVEEIFGEIADESDQNTPDIVQIKGNKWLVLGKADIYHLNKELNLGIPESVNYDTVSGFFLELVERIPKPGESVRMNNWVFSVKDMDGNRIQSFIIKPVEDA; encoded by the coding sequence ATGAGTATTGAAGTGGCCTTCTTATGCATTTGCCTTTTTTTATCCGGTTTTTTTTCCATGTCTGAAACAGCGCTTTTTTCAATTTCCAGGATTAAAGCCTTTCATATTTCTAAAGATGGTTCAAATTCCGGTCGGCTTATCCTGGAGATGAAGGAAGACTCCCATACCCTTTTGACCACTATTCTCATAGGCAACAACCTGGTAAATATTGGTGCGTCTGCCCTTGCCACCTCCCTTGCCATTGCTCATTTTGAGTCCAATGCCGTGGGGATTACCACCGGTGGTATGACTCTTTTGATTCTTGTGTTTGGGGAAATTTTTCCAAAATCCTTTGCCAACCACAACAATGTCGTGGTTTCAAGGGCGGTTATATATCCCATATATTGGTTGTCAAAAATTTTATGGCCTTTGATCTTTGTTCTTAATTTTATACCTAAATTACACGGTATCATAGACAATTCCCAGGAAACCGTCACCGAAGATGAGCTGATGACCATGGTGGAAGTGGTGGAAGGGGAAGGTGAAATCAAGGAGGAAGAAATGGAATACATTACCAATATCTTTGAATTTGATGACACCTATTGTTCTGAAATTATGACACCTCGGGCAGACATGTTTGTGGTGGATGTGGGCGAAGGTCTGGATATTCCAAAGGTCCTAAGCACAGGCTTTTCACGAATTCCGGTTATTGAAGATACCATAGATAATATTGTAGGGATTCTGCATATTAAGGATCTGTTTTCCAGATATCTGGAAAATAACGGTTCCGAGATCACCCCGGACAGCCTCGACATCAAGGCGATTATGAAAAAGCCGTATTTTATTCCGGAATCAAAGAAATTGGATTCATTGCTTAAAGCTTTTAAAGCAAAAAAGAGCCATATGGCTGTTGTGGTTGATGAGTATGGTGGCGTGTCCGGTATTGTGACCCTTGAGGATGTGGTTGAAGAAATTTTTGGAGAAATTGCCGACGAGTCCGATCAAAATACACCAGACATTGTCCAGATTAAAGGGAACAAATGGCTGGTGTTAGGCAAAGCAGATATATATCATCTCAATAAAGAGCTGAATTTAGGCATTCCCGAATCTGTAAACTACGATACGGTCTCGGGGTTTTTCCTGGAACTTGTGGAGCGCATTCCCAAGCCCGGGGAGTCCGTTCGCATGAATAACTGGGTCTTTTCGGTAAAAGACATGGATGGTAACCGGATTCAGTCGTTTATTATTAAACCGGTTGAAGATGCCTGA
- the lpxA gene encoding acyl-ACP--UDP-N-acetylglucosamine O-acyltransferase, whose translation MIQPIHPTAIIDSSARIDENVTIGPYTIVKGDVAIGSGTTIGPYCTIDDHVTIGPDCNIFQYASIGGAPQDLKFHGETTYLTIGRGSIIREFVTINRGTGFGGGLTAVGEENYLMAYTHIAHDCKTGKGVILANNSTLGGHVEIGSYATVGGLVAIHQFVKIGDYAYIGGKSGVVKDIPPFVIAAGDRAVLHGLNNVGLKRRNFEPSVIRQLKKAYRIFFRIGLTVTQAVERTKAEIEQVPEVVTFTEFIQNSNRGVTR comes from the coding sequence ATGATTCAACCCATTCATCCAACGGCAATTATTGATTCATCTGCGAGGATAGATGAGAATGTCACCATAGGCCCTTATACCATTGTCAAAGGCGATGTGGCCATCGGATCCGGCACAACCATAGGCCCTTACTGTACCATTGATGACCATGTCACCATCGGTCCGGACTGTAATATTTTTCAGTACGCTTCCATTGGCGGTGCCCCCCAGGATCTTAAATTCCATGGCGAGACCACCTATCTTACCATTGGCAGGGGGTCCATTATCCGTGAATTTGTTACCATTAACAGGGGCACGGGTTTTGGCGGAGGTCTCACCGCGGTGGGCGAAGAAAATTATTTGATGGCCTATACCCACATTGCCCATGACTGCAAAACCGGAAAAGGTGTCATTCTTGCGAACAACTCAACCCTTGGAGGTCATGTTGAAATTGGAAGCTATGCTACGGTAGGCGGTCTTGTGGCTATTCATCAGTTTGTCAAAATCGGAGATTATGCCTACATCGGCGGTAAATCAGGTGTGGTAAAAGATATTCCGCCCTTTGTCATTGCCGCAGGTGACAGGGCTGTCCTGCACGGCCTTAATAATGTTGGGCTCAAACGCCGTAATTTTGAACCTTCTGTCATCCGTCAGTTGAAAAAGGCGTACCGGATATTTTTCCGGATTGGACTGACAGTGACCCAGGCCGTGGAAAGGACCAAAGCAGAAATTGAACAAGTGCCTGAAGTTGTAACCTTCACTGAATTTATACAAAATTCCAATCGCGGGGTGACCCGTTAA
- a CDS encoding OmpH family outer membrane protein, whose product MKKKIIVPAVLIIAAMFTCSAFAADAAKIGVVSFEKILKESSAGKVMQKDLKAKLNELQAKLQAEEQKVKDMSTALEREALVLSAEKKLERQRELRDKADDLKKMNADYTQEMKILQNKRMNQIQKDIFDITNKLGKAQGYTLIIEKKIAGVIYAADKVDFTDEIIKEYNSIYAKKK is encoded by the coding sequence ATGAAAAAAAAAATTATAGTTCCGGCAGTCTTAATTATTGCCGCAATGTTCACTTGCAGCGCTTTTGCAGCAGATGCAGCTAAAATCGGTGTGGTCAGTTTTGAAAAAATATTGAAAGAGTCCAGTGCCGGCAAAGTGATGCAAAAAGACCTCAAGGCTAAACTTAATGAACTTCAGGCAAAACTTCAGGCCGAGGAACAAAAAGTTAAAGACATGTCAACGGCATTAGAACGTGAAGCCCTTGTGCTAAGTGCTGAAAAAAAACTTGAACGACAAAGAGAACTGCGGGACAAAGCGGATGACTTAAAAAAAATGAACGCTGACTATACCCAGGAAATGAAGATTCTACAAAACAAGCGGATGAATCAAATACAAAAAGATATTTTTGACATCACCAACAAGTTAGGAAAGGCACAAGGGTATACTTTAATCATTGAAAAGAAAATCGCTGGTGTTATCTATGCTGCTGATAAGGTAGATTTCACTGATGAGATAATCAAAGAGTACAATTCAATATACGCTAAGAAAAAATAA
- the bamA gene encoding outer membrane protein assembly factor BamA: MRNFKFSVLLAAYFYLLGTGLVSAEERAAVALFPFHVQAEQPDEKIAPAVSKMLKEKLEKDGATVVITDTFVDTTDWEHDQFRKEGIRLGVDWIITGDIFIAGQALSIDSQMHNVYEKQSPLTFFSQSPSPSELYAGITSLEKDIIGELFQQKIISSILVKGNVRVDADAIQRVISSQKGDILNRTALNNDLNSVYKMGYFDDVVIKKQNMDKGVEVIFEVQEKPSVRNIRFENNHIYEDKELFEVVGTSTGAILNAYKLNNDVDKLKRLYYEKNYHNCRISYEVKPLKNHQADIIFNIEEGAKVRITAVEFEGNRYFDDDDIKDEMQTQEKGFWSFITSSGELDETELDNDVLRIESFYKNNGFINVKVSDPVVNMGTEEITIQFKIDEGDQYKNGVVSIKGDILTTEEELLALLVSHKSELYNRELVRKDMITLNDFYANQGYANVKVVPKADKNDTDAIVNISFNIDKGALVYFNRIIITGNNKTRDKVIRRELAIEEQGLYSMGKIQRSNRNLAFKDYFQNIDIKPVKTEEENKRDVHITVEEKPTGNFSFGGGFSSDDGAFGQFSVEERNLFGKGQTGKFTFRMSGETVLYNIGFTDPWLFDRPISAGFDIYKFEHEYDYYDKNAYGLTLRAASRRFWDYTSIGLVYNIEKFDIDDVEEDYTSVTEGSYLTSSIMPYISYDSRNHNFLPTKGMYHKLSMEYAGEFLGGEIDFTKYLAESAVFFPLFWKFSAGIYAKGGYLDDRTGGDPDIDWERFYLGGINSIRGFDDTDINGTRDGSDIEVGGETYCQFNIEMMFPIAEEQAVYGVFFYDRGDVYNDGENIDFGDQFSSSGFELRWNSPMGPIRLAYGIVIDGKDVKSTGDGQFDFSIGAFF; this comes from the coding sequence ATGAGAAATTTTAAGTTCAGTGTATTGCTTGCAGCTTATTTCTACCTTTTAGGGACAGGCCTTGTATCTGCCGAGGAACGGGCCGCAGTGGCATTATTCCCTTTTCATGTCCAGGCGGAGCAGCCCGATGAAAAAATTGCGCCGGCCGTGTCAAAAATGTTGAAGGAAAAACTTGAAAAAGACGGCGCTACAGTAGTGATTACCGACACCTTTGTTGACACAACTGACTGGGAACATGACCAATTCCGCAAGGAAGGTATCCGTTTAGGTGTTGACTGGATCATTACCGGCGACATCTTTATAGCCGGGCAGGCTTTGAGCATTGATTCACAGATGCACAATGTATATGAAAAACAATCACCTTTGACCTTCTTTTCACAATCCCCAAGTCCATCCGAATTGTATGCAGGCATAACCTCCCTGGAAAAAGATATTATCGGCGAACTGTTTCAGCAGAAAATCATTTCATCCATTCTCGTCAAAGGTAATGTGCGTGTGGATGCAGATGCCATTCAAAGGGTGATTTCCTCCCAGAAAGGTGATATTCTAAATCGCACCGCTTTAAACAATGATCTGAACAGCGTGTATAAAATGGGGTATTTTGATGATGTGGTCATCAAAAAACAGAACATGGATAAAGGGGTTGAGGTTATTTTTGAAGTCCAGGAAAAACCCAGTGTTCGTAATATCCGTTTTGAAAATAATCATATTTATGAGGACAAAGAATTATTTGAGGTTGTGGGAACATCAACCGGGGCCATTCTCAACGCATATAAGTTAAACAATGATGTGGATAAACTCAAACGTCTGTATTATGAAAAAAATTATCATAACTGCCGGATATCCTATGAAGTTAAACCATTGAAAAATCATCAGGCAGATATTATTTTTAATATTGAAGAGGGTGCAAAAGTAAGAATCACAGCCGTTGAATTTGAGGGTAATAGATATTTTGATGATGATGATATTAAAGACGAGATGCAGACCCAGGAAAAGGGATTCTGGTCATTTATAACATCCTCGGGAGAACTTGACGAAACTGAACTTGACAATGATGTGCTTCGCATAGAATCCTTTTATAAGAACAATGGGTTTATAAATGTCAAAGTGTCTGATCCTGTGGTGAACATGGGCACAGAAGAAATTACCATCCAGTTTAAAATTGACGAGGGAGATCAATATAAAAACGGTGTGGTCAGCATCAAAGGTGACATCCTTACCACCGAAGAAGAACTTTTAGCGCTTCTGGTTTCCCATAAATCTGAATTGTATAACCGGGAACTTGTCCGCAAGGATATGATCACCCTGAACGATTTTTATGCCAACCAGGGATATGCCAATGTCAAGGTCGTTCCAAAGGCGGATAAGAATGATACTGATGCAATTGTAAATATAAGCTTTAACATTGACAAAGGGGCGCTTGTCTACTTTAACCGGATTATTATTACCGGCAATAATAAAACCAGGGACAAGGTGATCCGAAGAGAACTTGCCATTGAGGAGCAGGGTCTTTACAGCATGGGAAAAATCCAGCGCTCCAATAGAAATCTGGCGTTCAAAGATTATTTTCAGAATATCGACATCAAACCGGTTAAAACCGAAGAAGAAAACAAACGGGACGTTCATATCACCGTTGAAGAAAAGCCAACAGGGAATTTTTCTTTTGGCGGCGGGTTTTCCAGTGATGACGGTGCCTTTGGCCAGTTTTCCGTTGAAGAACGGAACCTGTTCGGCAAAGGGCAGACAGGTAAATTCACCTTTCGGATGTCCGGAGAAACTGTGTTGTATAATATCGGATTCACCGACCCCTGGCTGTTTGACAGGCCAATTTCAGCCGGGTTTGATATCTATAAATTTGAACATGAATACGATTATTATGATAAAAACGCCTACGGGCTTACCCTGCGGGCTGCCTCCCGCCGGTTCTGGGATTATACAAGCATTGGTCTGGTTTACAATATTGAGAAGTTTGATATAGATGATGTGGAAGAAGATTATACGTCGGTCACCGAAGGCTCTTATCTGACGTCAAGCATTATGCCCTATATCAGTTATGATTCAAGAAACCATAATTTTTTACCCACAAAAGGTATGTACCACAAACTGTCCATGGAATATGCGGGTGAATTTTTGGGCGGTGAGATTGATTTTACCAAATATCTTGCGGAATCAGCAGTATTTTTTCCTTTGTTCTGGAAATTTTCAGCCGGTATCTACGCCAAGGGGGGATACCTTGATGACAGAACCGGTGGAGATCCGGATATAGACTGGGAGCGCTTTTATCTTGGCGGTATCAATTCAATCAGAGGCTTTGACGATACAGACATCAACGGAACCAGAGATGGGTCCGACATTGAGGTCGGTGGTGAGACATATTGCCAGTTTAATATTGAAATGATGTTTCCCATTGCCGAGGAGCAGGCGGTTTATGGTGTCTTTTTCTACGACAGAGGCGATGTATATAACGATGGTGAAAATATTGACTTTGGCGATCAGTTTTCCAGCTCAGGCTTTGAACTTAGATGGAATTCCCCCATGGGTCCCATCCGACTGGCCTATGGTATTGTTATAGACGGTAAAGATGTTAAGAGTACCGGTGATGGTCAGTTTGACTTTTCAATTGGTGCATTTTTTTAA
- the lpxD gene encoding UDP-3-O-(3-hydroxymyristoyl)glucosamine N-acyltransferase, with protein sequence MLTADQIAAMVNARIHGDPGKAISGVSSFDDAGSTDLTFAVDHSFFSRLDETKAGIILVPNDAPAVSGITLLYSDNPKLAFFQVVAHLMPAEPLKEFIHPSAVIADDCVIGDGTRIEAHVSIGQGCTIGSHVHIMANTVIGKQCRIDDSCRISPNVTLVDKTRIGRQSIIHPNCVIGSDGFGFVQDGYAHAKLIHTGYVHIGACCEIGAGNTIDRGTLGITHIGNGVKTDNQVHIAHNVKIGDNTLVVAQVGIAGSTTIGKNVIIAGKAGISGHLDIGDGAIVGPYAGVVGNVSPGDIVSGIPHMPHKIWLKVSRIIPRLPSLRTRLLSLEKRIKKLESNRTEQP encoded by the coding sequence ATGCTTACTGCAGACCAAATAGCTGCGATGGTCAATGCCCGGATACATGGGGATCCGGGCAAAGCCATTTCCGGAGTGTCTTCTTTTGACGATGCCGGGTCCACTGATCTGACTTTTGCGGTGGATCACTCTTTTTTTTCCCGGTTGGATGAAACAAAAGCCGGAATCATCCTTGTTCCCAATGATGCGCCTGCGGTTTCCGGTATAACGCTTCTTTACAGTGATAATCCAAAACTTGCGTTCTTTCAGGTCGTGGCGCATCTGATGCCTGCAGAGCCGTTGAAAGAATTTATTCATCCTTCGGCAGTTATTGCAGATGACTGCGTTATTGGTGACGGCACACGCATTGAGGCCCATGTCAGCATAGGGCAGGGTTGCACCATCGGCAGTCATGTTCACATCATGGCCAATACGGTGATCGGAAAACAATGCCGCATTGATGATTCCTGCCGGATCAGCCCCAACGTCACCCTGGTAGATAAAACACGGATCGGCAGGCAGTCCATTATTCATCCCAATTGCGTCATCGGGTCTGACGGATTCGGATTCGTCCAGGACGGTTACGCCCATGCCAAGTTGATACATACAGGGTACGTTCATATCGGCGCTTGCTGTGAAATCGGTGCCGGCAATACCATTGACAGAGGCACTTTAGGTATAACCCATATTGGAAACGGCGTTAAAACGGATAATCAGGTCCATATCGCCCACAATGTTAAAATCGGAGATAATACACTGGTGGTGGCCCAGGTAGGGATTGCCGGGAGCACCACCATTGGCAAAAACGTCATTATAGCAGGCAAAGCCGGTATTTCCGGCCATCTCGATATCGGAGACGGGGCCATTGTCGGCCCTTATGCCGGCGTCGTCGGAAATGTTTCCCCGGGCGATATTGTTTCAGGTATTCCCCATATGCCCCATAAAATCTGGCTGAAAGTATCTCGTATTATACCCCGGCTACCCAGTTTAAGAACACGGCTGCTTTCCCTTGAAAAACGAATAAAAAAGCTGGAAAGCAACCGGACGGAGCAACCATGA
- the lpxB gene encoding lipid-A-disaccharide synthase yields MNKRHGLIGSIGTQPQPAAEHESGLTPNRNVNIENTRHIMILAGEPSGDFHGAALVRSLKQLCPGIRITGLGGKDMAGQGADIFFPIDKLSAMGLVQVIRQLGAIKQAFSLVKRRLKTDPPDAVVLIDYPGFNLKTAKFIKQHYDIPVCYYIAPKVWAWNAKRLDTIAKVIDHVALIFPFEIPIYKAKKILATYVGNPLVDEYPQSLPVLSKKNKKCLSDDLVIGLLPGSRSAEIDKLLPVMLDSASIIAKRYPHLRFLISSGIKQHEERIKHIVSLHPNCDLCRIVTGRPKPIFDRANLLIAASGTVTLEAALTLVPTVIIYKMSDVAYRLAQLLVKTKYIGLANLIVGRQVMPELIQDNANAGAISKTVFSMLPELENHKQQLYQVRRRLGLPGAPKRTAAIILNLIHKNEALKTCLTNSGKSD; encoded by the coding sequence ATGAATAAAAGGCATGGGCTGATCGGGTCCATCGGTACCCAGCCGCAACCCGCAGCAGAGCATGAAAGTGGATTAACACCTAATCGGAACGTTAATATTGAAAATACCCGGCACATCATGATCCTTGCCGGTGAACCTTCAGGTGATTTCCACGGAGCAGCCCTGGTGCGGTCATTAAAACAACTTTGCCCTGGTATTCGGATCACGGGTCTCGGGGGTAAAGACATGGCAGGGCAGGGGGCCGACATTTTTTTTCCCATCGACAAATTGTCTGCCATGGGGCTTGTTCAAGTGATCAGGCAGTTAGGCGCCATTAAACAGGCTTTTTCCCTTGTTAAGCGACGATTAAAAACAGATCCCCCGGATGCTGTTGTGCTCATTGATTATCCTGGCTTTAATCTGAAAACCGCTAAATTTATCAAACAGCATTATGATATACCTGTCTGTTATTATATTGCGCCAAAGGTCTGGGCCTGGAATGCCAAACGTCTGGATACCATTGCAAAAGTCATTGATCATGTGGCGCTGATTTTTCCCTTTGAAATTCCTATTTATAAAGCCAAAAAAATTTTAGCCACCTATGTGGGAAATCCCTTGGTCGATGAATACCCCCAAAGCCTGCCGGTTTTAAGCAAGAAGAATAAAAAATGCCTGTCGGATGATCTGGTTATCGGCCTGCTTCCAGGGTCACGATCTGCTGAAATTGACAAACTGCTTCCTGTCATGCTGGATTCCGCCAGCATTATTGCAAAAAGATATCCCCATTTAAGGTTTCTTATTTCATCCGGCATTAAACAGCATGAAGAACGTATTAAACATATTGTTTCTCTCCACCCAAACTGCGATTTATGCCGGATTGTAACAGGACGACCAAAACCGATTTTTGACCGGGCCAACCTTTTGATTGCCGCATCCGGTACCGTCACGCTGGAAGCTGCTTTAACTCTTGTGCCCACGGTAATTATTTATAAAATGTCCGATGTGGCTTACCGGCTTGCCCAATTGCTTGTGAAAACCAAATATATCGGTCTAGCCAATCTGATTGTCGGCCGTCAGGTGATGCCGGAGCTGATCCAGGACAACGCCAATGCCGGAGCCATCAGTAAAACTGTATTCTCAATGTTACCTGAACTTGAAAACCATAAACAGCAACTTTATCAAGTCCGCAGGCGATTAGGCCTGCCGGGTGCCCCAAAACGTACGGCGGCCATAATACTTAACCTGATTCATAAAAATGAGGCCTTAAAGACTTGTTTGACAAATTCAGGCAAAAGCGATTAG
- a CDS encoding LpxI family protein — MNDPEGNSCFSPIGLIAGGGQFPLLFTQKACANGYKIIGVGFHSETDPQLAQLTHRFEWLYLGQLSKLIRYFKSHGVTRALLMGSISKTNIFKDIRPDLKALAFIAKTAGTHDDNILSSFADFLEKQGITLVPSTFLLPELISPKGCWTKRKPDRAEKKDIQQGCKLTKAVGRLDIGQCLVISNGTVLAVEAIDGTDATIERGGRLSRGNGATVVKLSKPNQDLRFDLPSSGCTTIETMHRSGVNVLVLEAGKSISFDREKMIVLADKYNICIIAVTEDEIHE, encoded by the coding sequence ATGAACGATCCCGAAGGCAATAGTTGTTTTTCCCCCATCGGCCTGATTGCTGGCGGTGGCCAGTTTCCGCTGCTCTTTACCCAAAAGGCATGTGCAAACGGTTATAAAATTATTGGGGTAGGATTCCACAGTGAAACCGACCCCCAACTTGCCCAACTGACTCACCGGTTTGAATGGCTTTATCTGGGTCAGCTCAGTAAGCTGATCCGCTATTTTAAATCCCATGGCGTCACCCGGGCATTGCTTATGGGTTCCATCAGCAAAACCAATATTTTCAAAGATATAAGACCGGATCTCAAAGCCCTTGCCTTTATTGCGAAAACTGCGGGCACCCACGATGACAATATCCTTTCATCCTTTGCGGATTTTTTGGAAAAGCAGGGCATTACCCTGGTACCGTCCACCTTTCTTTTGCCGGAGCTTATCAGCCCCAAAGGGTGCTGGACAAAGCGAAAACCCGACAGAGCTGAAAAAAAAGATATCCAGCAGGGGTGCAAACTTACCAAAGCTGTTGGCCGTCTTGATATCGGCCAGTGCCTTGTTATTTCCAATGGGACGGTCCTTGCCGTAGAAGCCATTGACGGCACGGACGCCACCATAGAACGGGGAGGGAGGCTGAGCCGGGGAAATGGCGCCACAGTTGTAAAATTATCCAAACCCAACCAGGATTTACGTTTTGATTTACCCTCATCCGGGTGCACCACCATTGAAACCATGCACAGGTCAGGCGTTAACGTGCTTGTGCTTGAAGCTGGAAAGTCAATTTCATTTGACCGTGAAAAAATGATTGTCCTTGCAGATAAATACAATATCTGTATAATCGCTGTGACCGAGGATGAGATCCATGAATAA
- a CDS encoding shikimate dehydrogenase, with product MIDAATRLYCVFGNPARHSKGPVIHNTAFKNKGINAVYLAFEVQDAAKAVQAVRTLDIQGASVTIPFKESIMEHIDWIDPTARAIGAVNTIVNEDGVLKGYNTDCKAAVAPLVPFGISGKIVCIVGAGGAARAVAHGIAAQNGEIIITNRTEQKGRILAETVNARFVPANEMANIQADVVINTTSIGMTPKADKISFPPEALTSEMVVMDVVYTPLRTRLLETAEKKGCITIDGLSMFIAQAAAQFELWTGTTPDTDLMRNTISGTI from the coding sequence ATGATTGACGCTGCCACCCGCTTATATTGTGTCTTTGGAAACCCTGCCAGGCACTCTAAAGGCCCTGTAATTCATAATACAGCGTTTAAAAATAAGGGTATCAATGCCGTTTACCTTGCCTTTGAGGTGCAGGATGCAGCCAAAGCAGTACAGGCTGTGCGCACGCTGGATATCCAGGGTGCTTCCGTGACCATTCCTTTCAAGGAATCCATCATGGAACATATTGATTGGATCGACCCCACAGCGCGGGCCATTGGTGCCGTAAACACCATCGTCAATGAAGACGGTGTGTTAAAAGGCTATAATACGGATTGTAAGGCCGCAGTTGCCCCTCTTGTCCCCTTTGGTATTTCAGGAAAAATTGTTTGCATTGTGGGTGCAGGCGGCGCAGCCCGAGCCGTGGCCCACGGTATTGCAGCCCAAAATGGGGAGATCATCATCACCAATCGAACGGAACAAAAAGGTCGGATCCTTGCTGAAACGGTTAACGCACGGTTTGTCCCTGCCAACGAGATGGCAAACATCCAGGCGGATGTGGTGATAAATACCACAAGCATAGGCATGACACCTAAGGCGGATAAAATAAGCTTTCCGCCAGAAGCATTAACATCTGAAATGGTGGTGATGGATGTGGTATATACCCCGTTAAGGACCCGGTTGCTTGAAACGGCGGAAAAAAAGGGATGCATCACCATTGACGGTTTGTCCATGTTCATTGCCCAGGCAGCAGCCCAGTTTGAATTATGGACAGGCACAACCCCTGATACGGATCTAATGCGTAACACTATTTCAGGTACTATTTAA